Proteins co-encoded in one Haladaptatus sp. ZSTT2 genomic window:
- the cbiB gene encoding adenosylcobinamide-phosphate synthase CbiB — protein sequence MGLSAILAVGLAFVLDARFAEPPARVHPVAMFGRLIAPLDRDWRTPTLVGAAIALFFPLAAALVAASTIFVISTPLLAALVAGLWLFSTTSRSMLVSLARDVLAAIDADDPTARSHIRGLVGRETTNLSPGELRSGAVESAAENLADGLVAPLLAFALGVQVSLAAGVAGAVWVKAVNTLDSMLGYPDKPHGTASARLDDAVMWLPARASAALLALAARNLRALSVARRWAHAPPSPNSGWPMATLAAATNAQLRKPDTYTLNPEASLPSSERATRGVRIVNVACVLAFFLAGVIAWF from the coding sequence ATGGGACTGTCGGCCATTCTCGCCGTGGGACTCGCGTTCGTGCTCGATGCGCGCTTTGCGGAGCCACCAGCACGCGTTCACCCCGTGGCGATGTTCGGCCGACTCATCGCGCCGCTCGACCGCGATTGGCGCACGCCAACACTCGTCGGCGCGGCGATTGCACTCTTTTTTCCACTCGCGGCGGCGCTCGTCGCCGCAAGCACGATTTTCGTCATTTCCACGCCCCTGCTCGCCGCGCTCGTTGCCGGACTCTGGCTGTTTTCGACCACGAGTCGGTCGATGCTCGTCTCGCTCGCCCGTGACGTGCTCGCGGCCATCGACGCGGATGATCCGACCGCACGCAGCCATATCCGCGGTCTCGTCGGTCGAGAAACCACCAATCTCTCGCCGGGCGAACTCCGCAGCGGCGCGGTCGAGAGCGCGGCCGAAAATCTCGCAGACGGGCTCGTCGCACCCCTGCTCGCGTTCGCCCTCGGCGTGCAGGTCTCGCTCGCCGCCGGCGTCGCTGGTGCGGTGTGGGTGAAAGCTGTGAACACGCTCGATTCGATGCTCGGCTATCCAGACAAACCCCACGGCACCGCGAGCGCCCGCCTCGACGACGCGGTGATGTGGCTTCCCGCCCGCGCAAGCGCCGCCTTGCTTGCGCTTGCCGCCCGGAATCTGCGCGCGCTCTCCGTGGCACGAAGGTGGGCACACGCACCGCCGTCGCCCAATTCTGGCTGGCCGATGGCGACGCTCGCCGCGGCGACGAACGCCCAACTGCGAAAACCCGACACCTACACGCTGAATCCCGAGGCGTCGCTGCCGAGTTCTGAGAGGGCAACCCGCGGCGTCCGCATCGTGAACGTCGCGTGCGTCCTCGCCTTTTTCCTCGCCGGGGTGATTGCGTGGTTCTGA
- the cobS gene encoding adenosylcobinamide-GDP ribazoletransferase gives MVLTALKGALGFLSQVPVGQTGTAWEAFLRTPAAFPLAGYVIGGLLAVPLLLPLPPATAAIVFVCWLLVVTGINHADGVADLGDALAVHGGPERRREVMRDTTVGVGAVLAVCVVFLGVATAGFSLASLPLAALSVVVAAEVSAKLGMVLVACFGTAAHEGLGSALTEPLGPLSFALPLLVSLPVVALSWPTPAASVALVAGLATALVVFWWANRTLGGVSGDVLGATNELARAVALHAGVVAWMRW, from the coding sequence GTGGTTCTGACGGCCCTCAAGGGCGCGCTCGGCTTCCTCTCACAGGTTCCCGTCGGACAGACCGGAACGGCGTGGGAGGCCTTTTTGCGAACTCCGGCCGCGTTCCCGCTCGCGGGGTACGTCATCGGTGGGCTCCTCGCGGTTCCTTTGCTCCTCCCACTTCCACCAGCGACGGCGGCCATCGTGTTCGTCTGCTGGCTGCTCGTCGTCACCGGCATCAACCACGCAGACGGCGTGGCAGACCTCGGTGACGCGCTCGCGGTCCACGGCGGCCCCGAACGCAGACGCGAAGTCATGCGCGATACGACCGTCGGGGTCGGAGCCGTTCTCGCCGTCTGTGTCGTGTTTCTCGGCGTCGCAACCGCAGGATTCTCGCTCGCAAGCCTTCCACTCGCGGCGCTCTCTGTGGTCGTCGCCGCCGAGGTCAGCGCAAAACTCGGGATGGTGCTGGTCGCGTGCTTCGGGACGGCCGCCCACGAGGGACTCGGCTCCGCGCTCACCGAACCGCTTGGCCCGCTCTCGTTCGCCCTCCCGCTGCTCGTCTCGCTTCCCGTCGTGGCGCTTTCGTGGCCCACACCTGCCGCGTCCGTCGCGCTCGTCGCCGGACTCGCAACCGCACTCGTCGTGTTCTGGTGGGCGAACCGCACGCTCGGCGGCGTGAGCGGCGACGTACTCGGCGCAACCAACGAACTCGCGCGCGCCGTCGCGCTCCACGCGGGGGTGGTCGCATGGATGCGCTGGTGA
- a CDS encoding NTP transferase domain-containing protein: MDALVMCGGRGTRLNADVEKPLYEIAGEPMVDAVITALEESRVERTVAVVSPHTPETARHLDSLPHIETPGEGYVEDLGYALSRVLKPVLTVAADLPLLTGEVLNAVLDAYDGDSLTVCVPAALKYRLGVSADLTFDHEGQAVAPTGVNIVAPSTSETMYLAADPRLAVNVNRPTDAQISEAWR; the protein is encoded by the coding sequence ATGGATGCGCTGGTGATGTGCGGTGGCCGCGGCACCCGCCTCAACGCCGACGTGGAAAAACCGCTCTACGAAATCGCGGGCGAGCCGATGGTCGATGCCGTCATCACTGCGCTCGAAGAGAGCCGTGTCGAGCGCACCGTCGCTGTCGTCTCACCGCACACTCCCGAAACCGCCCGCCACCTCGACTCGCTCCCGCACATCGAGACGCCCGGCGAGGGCTACGTTGAAGACCTTGGGTACGCCCTCTCGCGCGTCTTGAAACCCGTCCTGACCGTCGCCGCAGACCTGCCGTTGCTCACGGGTGAGGTTCTCAACGCCGTCCTCGACGCCTACGACGGCGACTCGCTCACCGTCTGTGTCCCCGCCGCGCTCAAATACCGACTCGGTGTGAGCGCCGACCTGACCTTCGACCACGAGGGGCAAGCCGTCGCGCCAACGGGCGTGAACATCGTCGCCCCATCCACTTCTGAAACCATGTATCTTGCAGCTGACCCACGACTGGCAGTGAACGTGAATCGACCAACAGACGCCCAGATTTCGGAGGCGTGGCGATGA
- the cobT gene encoding nicotinate mononucleotide-dependent phosphoribosyltransferase CobT, producing the protein MRFVLACAATETAQIEGISAAGATRTLMAHTPPADAELIEYGEPTLAPVVPVSPDGCPTPAIVTRAVRECTDFPLLVVDAGLAAQTGAPTVDLGDRPGGDIRNRDPVPNAVAIYDRGVELGESLPDDHLVIGETIPGGTTTALGVLTALGEPHATSSSLPENPQSLKERVVEEGLTASNLAPGDCAEYPLEAVRQMGDPMLAAVSGIAVGALSRGARVTLAGGTQQIAAAALVRHQGIEAPLELATTSFVANDPSSDVQGAAADLGLTFTVTDPGFDDQEHVATEHYCAGVAKEGAGMGGALAVAVERDVSMAAIREQLVECYDRLVGANGA; encoded by the coding sequence ATGAGGTTCGTCCTCGCCTGCGCCGCGACCGAAACCGCCCAAATCGAGGGTATCAGTGCCGCGGGCGCGACCCGGACGCTGATGGCGCACACGCCCCCCGCAGACGCCGAACTCATCGAGTACGGCGAACCGACACTTGCGCCAGTCGTGCCCGTGAGCCCTGATGGCTGTCCTACCCCCGCAATCGTCACGCGCGCGGTACGCGAATGCACGGACTTTCCACTGCTGGTCGTGGACGCGGGACTCGCCGCACAGACGGGCGCACCAACCGTCGACCTCGGCGACCGACCGGGCGGCGACATTCGAAATCGAGACCCCGTCCCGAACGCTGTAGCCATCTACGACCGCGGCGTCGAACTCGGCGAATCGCTCCCCGACGACCACCTCGTCATCGGGGAGACCATTCCGGGCGGGACGACGACGGCGCTCGGCGTGCTCACCGCACTCGGCGAACCCCACGCCACCTCGTCGTCGCTCCCCGAGAATCCCCAATCGCTGAAAGAACGCGTCGTGGAGGAGGGCCTCACTGCGAGCAACCTTGCGCCCGGCGACTGCGCAGAATACCCACTCGAAGCAGTGCGGCAGATGGGCGACCCGATGCTCGCGGCGGTGTCCGGCATCGCCGTCGGCGCGCTGTCTCGGGGTGCTCGCGTCACGCTCGCCGGGGGCACCCAACAGATTGCGGCCGCCGCGCTCGTTCGACACCAGGGCATCGAAGCCCCGCTCGAACTCGCCACCACGTCGTTCGTCGCGAACGACCCGTCGTCCGATGTTCAAGGCGCTGCAGCCGACCTCGGCCTCACCTTCACCGTCACCGATCCCGGATTCGATGACCAAGAACACGTCGCCACGGAGCACTACTGCGCGGGCGTTGCAAAGGAGGGCGCGGGCATGGGCGGGGCGCTCGCCGTCGCCGTAGAACGCGACGTTTCGATGGCAGCCATTCGAGAACAACTCGTCGAGTGCTACGACCGGTTGGTGGGAGCGAATGGAGCCTGA
- a CDS encoding threonine-phosphate decarboxylase, with protein MEPEAIRATGRVPHGSSDDPTVLDFSANTNPLVPRGVREVYETAFEQARTYPQEPPAAYREAAAEYVGCDSTQTIPTPGGLAAIRLAIECTVSPGDSVLIPYPSFGEYAREVQLQGAQPEFVPHDELLETDPEGHALAIVCNPNNPTGDAYNPDSLREFARACHEASTPLLVDEAFLGFTDHPSLAGEPGVIVARSLTKLFGLPGIRAGFAVADGDLRDALLTARRSWNMGTPALAVGAFCMRETAFIAATRTRVANERERMTAALAEQFEVHHSDAPYLLLDVGDRDVANLLDHALSHGIAIRDATTFRGLDSHIRVAVRLPDENDELLAVLCDV; from the coding sequence ATGGAGCCTGAGGCGATTCGCGCGACGGGTCGGGTTCCCCACGGCAGCAGCGACGACCCAACCGTCCTTGATTTCAGCGCGAACACGAACCCACTCGTGCCACGGGGCGTCCGCGAGGTGTACGAAACCGCCTTCGAGCAGGCGCGAACCTACCCGCAGGAACCGCCCGCGGCTTACCGGGAGGCGGCGGCAGAATACGTCGGTTGTGACTCAACCCAAACCATCCCGACGCCGGGCGGCCTCGCCGCGATTCGCCTCGCCATCGAGTGCACCGTCTCACCCGGCGACTCCGTGCTCATCCCGTATCCGAGCTTTGGCGAGTACGCCCGGGAAGTACAGCTACAGGGCGCACAGCCCGAGTTCGTGCCACATGACGAACTGCTCGAAACCGACCCGGAGGGACATGCGCTCGCCATCGTGTGCAACCCGAACAATCCGACGGGAGACGCGTACAACCCAGACTCGCTCCGCGAATTTGCCCGCGCCTGCCACGAAGCTAGCACGCCACTACTCGTAGACGAGGCGTTTCTCGGGTTCACCGACCACCCCTCGCTCGCGGGCGAACCGGGCGTCATCGTGGCGCGCTCGCTCACCAAACTGTTCGGCCTGCCGGGCATCCGCGCTGGTTTTGCGGTGGCTGATGGCGACCTGCGAGACGCCCTACTCACCGCGCGTCGGTCGTGGAACATGGGCACGCCCGCGCTCGCCGTCGGCGCGTTCTGTATGCGCGAAACCGCATTCATCGCAGCGACCAGAACTCGCGTGGCGAACGAACGCGAGCGCATGACGGCGGCGCTCGCAGAACAGTTCGAGGTGCATCACTCGGACGCACCGTACCTCTTGCTCGACGTTGGCGACAGGGACGTGGCGAACCTTCTCGATCACGCGCTGTCCCACGGCATTGCCATCCGCGACGCGACGACGTTCCGCGGTCTCGACTCGCACATCCGGGTTGCAGTTCGCTTGCCCGACGAGAACGACGAACTGCTGGCGGTGCTCTGTGATGTTTGA
- a CDS encoding adenosylcobinamide amidohydrolase translates to MFEPTVCEEVLCVSQPGGRWLSTGWNGGFEDADAAFNVSVPEGWEHTDLSAYARERRAQARFTDSGPTLFTGVDMEHLRGARLDGVVAFATAGVSNPAALPMEPSGEPSSPVEGPEAGTVNVILCTDRALADDALATLLGVAVEAKTATLLAKTGFTGTTTDAVIVGADPAGEDATFTGSATPVGTAARACVREAVSASLAARYAGNPDKPMPTSVADAKYGVTTTDRATIFNPYR, encoded by the coding sequence ATGTTTGAGCCAACCGTTTGCGAGGAGGTACTTTGCGTCTCTCAGCCCGGTGGCCGCTGGCTTTCGACCGGGTGGAACGGCGGATTCGAAGACGCCGACGCCGCGTTCAACGTGAGCGTTCCGGAGGGGTGGGAACACACCGACCTCAGCGCGTACGCCAGAGAGCGCAGAGCGCAGGCACGCTTCACAGATTCGGGGCCGACGCTGTTCACGGGCGTCGATATGGAACACCTTCGCGGCGCGCGTCTGGACGGCGTTGTCGCCTTCGCCACCGCGGGTGTCTCGAACCCGGCGGCGCTTCCGATGGAACCGTCGGGCGAGCCATCGTCGCCTGTCGAAGGGCCGGAGGCGGGAACCGTGAACGTGATTCTCTGTACCGACCGCGCGCTCGCGGACGACGCGCTGGCGACGCTCCTCGGCGTGGCTGTCGAGGCAAAAACCGCGACCTTGCTCGCGAAAACTGGGTTCACCGGTACGACGACTGACGCGGTTATCGTCGGCGCTGACCCCGCAGGCGAGGACGCCACGTTCACCGGAAGTGCAACGCCCGTCGGAACCGCCGCACGGGCCTGCGTGCGCGAAGCGGTGAGTGCCTCGCTCGCCGCCCGCTATGCGGGGAATCCCGACAAGCCGATGCCAACGAGCGTTGCAGACGCCAAATACGGCGTCACCACAACAGACCGCGCAACCATTTTTAACCCATACCGATGA
- a CDS encoding cob(I)yrinic acid a,c-diamide adenosyltransferase — protein MTDSNSDETRRDAQLKNTPGKGRTPTARAIEPNSPEEFGLVSVWWGNGKGKTTAALGMGFRAAGHGYRVHFLQFMKGGASSVEDVRGEYNAIDAFPGFTYETSGSYGWHGFLDESDDDEHEARAKAGLDRARELLWGASGVSLDEPLALDGEPEEGVHMLILDEILYAANRGLVEPEDVVALIENKPPNLELVLTGGHEPPEYVFEGADLVTEVKKHKHPFDAGQRARRGTEY, from the coding sequence ATGACCGATTCAAACTCAGACGAAACACGACGCGACGCACAGCTCAAAAACACGCCCGGAAAGGGCCGCACGCCGACCGCTCGCGCCATCGAACCGAACTCTCCAGAGGAGTTCGGGCTGGTGTCTGTGTGGTGGGGCAACGGGAAAGGAAAAACGACCGCCGCACTCGGCATGGGCTTTCGCGCCGCGGGCCACGGCTATCGCGTCCACTTCCTTCAGTTCATGAAAGGCGGTGCCTCAAGCGTCGAAGACGTGCGCGGCGAGTACAACGCCATCGACGCATTCCCCGGATTCACCTACGAAACCTCGGGGAGTTACGGCTGGCACGGCTTTTTAGACGAAAGCGACGACGACGAACACGAAGCCCGCGCCAAAGCCGGCCTCGACCGGGCACGCGAGTTGCTCTGGGGGGCGTCGGGCGTCTCGCTCGACGAACCACTTGCACTCGACGGCGAACCCGAGGAGGGCGTCCACATGCTCATCTTAGACGAGATTCTCTACGCCGCAAATCGCGGGCTGGTCGAACCCGAAGACGTGGTCGCACTCATCGAGAACAAACCGCCGAATCTCGAACTCGTGTTGACCGGCGGGCACGAACCACCCGAGTACGTCTTCGAGGGCGCAGACCTCGTGACCGAGGTGAAAAAGCACAAACACCCATTCGACGCTGGCCAACGCGCACGCCGAGGGACGGAGTATTGA